Proteins encoded within one genomic window of Mesorhizobium sp. AR10:
- the nagA gene encoding N-acetylglucosamine-6-phosphate deacetylase yields the protein MSDRFALTGARIFDGDDWHDKAALVVRDGLVESIVLAGAIPSDVRKVETGGGMLAPGFVDLQVNGGGGVMLNDHPDVASIETICRAHAPFGTTALLPTLITDTPDITAAAVAAGAEAAQQKVPGFLGLHLEGPHLSVARKGAHDPALIRPMTDADQAMLVAARKNLPVLLTTIAPESVEPARVSALAEAGIVVSVGHSDTGYVKARAFAGAGATLVTHLFNAMSQIGNREPGLAGAAIDTGALFAGIIADGIHVDPATMAIALRAKQGPGKIVLVTDAMATIGTDMTSFTLNGRTIYRKDGSLRLADGTLAGADLDMISAVRFVHRIVGLDLSEALRMASLYPAQALGQSHRLGRFANGTAADIVALSDDLNVEGVWIGGTKVFALGATLR from the coding sequence ATGAGCGACCGTTTTGCCCTGACTGGCGCCCGGATTTTCGATGGCGATGACTGGCACGACAAAGCGGCCCTTGTCGTGCGCGACGGACTCGTCGAGTCCATCGTTCTCGCCGGCGCCATTCCGTCCGACGTTCGTAAAGTCGAGACCGGCGGCGGCATGCTTGCGCCCGGCTTCGTCGACCTGCAGGTCAATGGCGGCGGCGGCGTCATGCTCAACGATCATCCCGATGTCGCGTCGATCGAAACCATCTGCCGAGCGCACGCGCCCTTCGGCACGACGGCGCTGCTGCCGACATTGATCACCGACACGCCTGATATCACCGCTGCGGCGGTCGCCGCCGGGGCCGAAGCCGCCCAACAAAAAGTGCCAGGCTTCCTCGGCCTGCATCTCGAAGGTCCGCATTTGTCGGTTGCCCGCAAGGGCGCGCATGATCCGGCGCTGATCCGGCCGATGACCGACGCCGACCAGGCGATGCTGGTCGCGGCGCGCAAAAATCTGCCGGTGCTGCTGACGACGATAGCACCTGAATCCGTCGAGCCGGCCCGGGTGTCAGCACTTGCCGAGGCCGGCATCGTCGTCAGCGTCGGCCATTCCGACACTGGCTACGTCAAGGCACGCGCCTTCGCCGGTGCCGGCGCGACGCTGGTCACCCATCTGTTCAACGCGATGAGCCAGATCGGTAACCGTGAGCCAGGCCTTGCGGGTGCTGCCATCGATACCGGCGCGCTGTTCGCCGGCATCATCGCCGACGGCATCCATGTCGATCCCGCCACCATGGCGATTGCGCTGCGGGCCAAGCAGGGACCGGGCAAGATCGTGCTGGTCACCGACGCCATGGCCACGATCGGCACCGACATGACGTCCTTCACGCTCAACGGCCGCACCATCTACCGCAAGGACGGCAGCCTGCGGCTTGCCGACGGCACGCTGGCGGGCGCCGATCTCGACATGATCTCCGCCGTGCGCTTCGTCCACCGCATTGTCGGACTGGATCTGTCGGAAGCCTTGCGCATGGCTTCGCTCTATCCGGCGCAAGCTCTTGGCCAATCGCACCGGCTGGGGCGGTTTGCCAACGGCACCGCGGCCGATATCGTCGCATTGTCTGATGATCTGAACGTCGAGGGCGTCTGGATCGGCGGCACCAAAGTATTTGCACTTGGCGCCACTTTGCGCTGA
- a CDS encoding SIS domain-containing protein — MNATTTHMRREIEEIPEATARLLDGSAAVLAEAGRGIRERNPHFIVTVARGSSDHAATFMKYAVELTAGLAVASVGPSIASIYGAKLRLAGSACLAISQSGKSPDIVAMAQAARAGGSLTVAITNTADSPLARASDYAIDILAGPERSVAATKTFVNSAVAGLALMAHCTGDDKLLAALARLPEHFRKAIGCDWMALAPALETPKSLFILGRGPSSAIANEAALKFKETCAMHAEAYSAAEVMHGPLALVGPGFPVLALAARDASEPSVAEAADSLAGKGAAVFVTSDKARSAQHLPHVATGHPLTDPLALIVSFYGFVEAFARHRGLDPDTPPNLRKVTETV, encoded by the coding sequence ATGAACGCAACCACCACCCATATGCGGCGCGAGATCGAGGAGATCCCCGAGGCCACCGCCCGCCTGCTCGACGGTTCGGCTGCAGTGCTGGCCGAGGCCGGGCGCGGCATTCGCGAACGCAATCCACATTTCATCGTCACCGTGGCGCGCGGCTCGTCCGACCATGCCGCCACCTTCATGAAATATGCCGTGGAGCTGACCGCCGGCCTGGCTGTTGCCTCGGTCGGCCCGTCGATCGCCTCGATCTATGGCGCCAAACTCAGGCTCGCCGGCTCCGCTTGCCTGGCGATCTCGCAGTCGGGCAAAAGCCCGGATATCGTGGCCATGGCGCAAGCCGCCAGGGCCGGCGGGTCGCTGACCGTCGCCATCACCAACACCGCAGATTCGCCGCTGGCGCGGGCCTCGGATTATGCGATCGACATTCTGGCCGGTCCGGAACGGAGCGTTGCGGCGACCAAGACCTTCGTCAACTCGGCTGTTGCCGGCCTCGCTTTGATGGCGCATTGCACCGGCGACGACAAGCTTCTGGCAGCTCTTGCCCGCTTGCCGGAGCATTTCCGCAAGGCGATCGGATGCGACTGGATGGCGCTGGCCCCAGCACTTGAGACGCCGAAATCACTGTTCATCCTCGGCCGGGGGCCGTCCTCGGCCATTGCCAACGAGGCGGCGCTGAAATTCAAGGAAACCTGCGCCATGCACGCCGAGGCCTATAGTGCGGCCGAAGTCATGCATGGCCCGCTGGCGCTGGTCGGCCCAGGCTTTCCGGTGCTGGCGCTGGCCGCCCGCGATGCTTCCGAGCCGTCGGTTGCCGAGGCCGCCGACAGCCTGGCGGGCAAGGGCGCGGCCGTCTTCGTCACCTCGGACAAGGCCAGGAGCGCGCAGCACCTGCCGCATGTCGCCACCGGCCATCCGCTGACCGACCCGCTGGCGCTGATCGTGTCCTTCTATGGCTTCGTGGAGGCCTTTGCCCGCCATCGCGGCCTCGATCCGGACACGCCACCCAATCTGCGCAAGGTGACCGAAACCGTATGA
- a CDS encoding GntR family transcriptional regulator encodes MSVAADQIFATLKQSSQSGAPLYLQLRKSIEDAVNRGLIGPGDALPSERDIASKADISRVTVRKAVQDLVKGGILVQRHGSGTFVAPRMERVEQSLSRLTSFTEDMARRGMVVRSAWLDRGLYAPSPDEMMVLGLSSNELVARVARLRIANDTPLAIERAAISASVLPDPAAIGSSLYAALELTGNRPVRAVQRISAANLGDSDARLLEVPPGIAGLHIERISYLASGKVIEFTRSIYRGDAYDFVAELRLSGPGEEGRP; translated from the coding sequence ATGAGCGTGGCTGCCGACCAGATTTTCGCCACGCTGAAACAGTCGTCGCAAAGCGGTGCACCGCTCTATCTACAACTTCGCAAGAGCATCGAGGACGCGGTCAATCGCGGCCTGATCGGGCCGGGCGACGCACTGCCGTCCGAGCGTGACATCGCCAGCAAGGCCGATATTTCGCGCGTCACCGTGCGCAAGGCGGTGCAGGATCTGGTCAAGGGCGGCATCCTCGTCCAGCGCCACGGTTCCGGTACCTTTGTGGCGCCGCGCATGGAGCGCGTCGAGCAATCGCTGTCGCGGCTCACTTCTTTCACCGAGGACATGGCCAGGCGCGGCATGGTCGTGCGTTCGGCATGGCTCGACCGTGGCCTCTATGCGCCGTCGCCGGACGAGATGATGGTGCTTGGCCTATCGTCGAATGAACTGGTGGCGCGCGTGGCGCGCCTGCGTATAGCCAACGACACGCCGCTAGCGATCGAACGCGCGGCAATCTCGGCGAGCGTGCTGCCGGATCCGGCGGCAATAGGCTCCTCGCTCTACGCGGCGCTGGAATTGACCGGCAACCGCCCGGTGCGGGCGGTGCAGCGCATCTCCGCCGCCAATCTCGGCGACAGCGACGCGCGCCTGCTCGAAGTGCCGCCCGGCATTGCCGGCCTCCACATCGAACGCATTTCCTATCTGGCGAGCGGCAAGGTGATCGAATTCACCCGCTCCATCTACAGGGGCGACGCTTATGATTTCGTCGCCGAACTCCGGCTAAGCGGGCCGGGCGAAGAGGGCCGGCCATGA
- a CDS encoding N-acetylglucosamine kinase, protein MNFVLGIDGGGTSCRAALATADGTVVGRAKSGAANIRTDLTGARTNIVDAARQAFVAAGQDPEMIPQTPAILGLAGANVGTYRQQLEAILPFSISRVETDAEIALEGAVGSGDGAMAILGTGTAYMARRNGKSRAIGGWGFQVGDQGSGARIGRDLLEQTLLAHDGIREGSPLTQAMLATFRNNPEDVVEFTTKAKPGDFGGFAPKVFEHAEKGDIVANWILDKAVTDVAAALGALDLSGDAPLCLLGGLAPLYAPRLSARYRALLKPPLDDALGGAVQMAVRLFAKVAEATR, encoded by the coding sequence GTGAATTTCGTGCTCGGTATCGATGGCGGCGGCACCAGCTGCAGAGCAGCCCTTGCGACAGCAGACGGCACCGTCGTCGGCCGCGCCAAGAGCGGAGCCGCCAACATCCGCACCGACCTGACCGGCGCCAGGACCAACATCGTCGATGCGGCACGGCAGGCCTTTGTCGCCGCCGGGCAGGATCCTGAAATGATCCCGCAAACCCCGGCCATTCTTGGCCTCGCCGGTGCCAATGTCGGCACCTACAGGCAGCAGCTCGAGGCGATCCTTCCCTTCAGCATCAGCCGCGTCGAGACCGACGCCGAGATTGCGCTGGAAGGCGCGGTCGGTTCCGGTGACGGCGCCATGGCCATCCTCGGCACCGGCACCGCCTATATGGCGCGCAGGAACGGCAAGTCGCGAGCCATCGGCGGCTGGGGCTTCCAGGTCGGCGACCAGGGCAGTGGCGCCCGCATCGGCCGCGACCTGCTCGAGCAGACATTGCTTGCCCATGACGGCATACGCGAGGGCTCGCCGCTGACGCAGGCCATGCTCGCCACTTTCCGCAACAACCCCGAGGACGTGGTCGAATTCACCACCAAAGCCAAGCCCGGCGATTTCGGCGGCTTCGCGCCCAAGGTCTTCGAGCATGCCGAAAAGGGTGATATCGTCGCAAACTGGATCCTCGACAAGGCAGTCACCGATGTCGCGGCCGCTCTTGGTGCGCTCGATCTCTCGGGCGACGCTCCGCTCTGCCTGCTCGGCGGGCTGGCGCCACTCTATGCGCCGCGCCTGTCGGCGCGCTACCGGGCGCTGCTGAAGCCGCCGCTCGACGACGCGCTGGGCGGCGCGGTGCAGATGGCGGTTCGCCTTTTCGCCAAAGTGGCGGAGGCGACGCGATGA
- a CDS encoding N-acetylmuramic acid 6-phosphate etherase, translated as MADTRTEALHQNAEGLDIQAPDAILSSLANAQIEAAKAVRGAIPAIAAAAEIIASRLNSGGKLAYAAAGSSGLMALADALELPGTFGIRRDRIAILIAGGDEAFKTLAGGPEDDTNEASAAVANAGIGKGDCLIAISASGSTPYAVQALEDARRRGAATIAIANNKDTPLLRLADTAILLETPPEVIAGSTRMGAGTAQKIALNMLSTLTAIHLGHVHDGYMVNLTADNIKLRDRAARIVAAISGRGKDDAARLLEKSGGVVKTAILLAAGAANADAAEKILEGTGQKLRPALSLIEGNKGTKAPVLNTEPEKGQQGD; from the coding sequence ATGGCCGACACGCGCACCGAAGCGCTTCACCAGAATGCCGAGGGACTGGACATCCAGGCCCCGGACGCCATCCTTTCCTCGCTGGCCAATGCGCAGATCGAGGCCGCCAAGGCCGTGCGCGGCGCCATTCCTGCAATCGCTGCCGCCGCCGAAATCATCGCAAGCCGGTTGAACAGCGGCGGCAAGCTTGCCTATGCGGCCGCCGGTAGCTCGGGCCTGATGGCATTGGCCGACGCGCTGGAGTTGCCCGGCACCTTCGGCATTCGGCGCGACCGTATCGCCATCCTGATTGCCGGTGGCGATGAAGCCTTCAAGACGCTTGCCGGCGGGCCGGAGGACGACACCAATGAGGCCTCGGCAGCAGTTGCCAATGCCGGTATCGGCAAGGGCGACTGCCTGATCGCCATCTCGGCCAGCGGCTCGACACCCTATGCGGTGCAGGCGCTGGAAGACGCCAGGCGCCGGGGTGCCGCGACCATCGCGATCGCCAACAACAAGGACACGCCGCTGCTGCGGCTGGCCGACACCGCCATATTGCTCGAAACGCCGCCGGAAGTGATTGCCGGCTCGACGCGCATGGGAGCCGGCACTGCGCAGAAGATCGCGCTCAACATGCTATCGACGCTGACCGCCATCCATCTCGGCCATGTGCATGACGGCTACATGGTCAACCTCACCGCCGACAACATCAAGCTGCGCGACCGCGCGGCGCGCATCGTCGCCGCCATCAGCGGGCGAGGCAAGGACGATGCGGCGCGCCTGCTCGAAAAGAGCGGTGGCGTTGTCAAGACTGCCATTCTGCTCGCCGCCGGCGCTGCCAACGCCGATGCGGCCGAGAAGATACTGGAAGGGACCGGCCAGAAGCTGCGGCCGGCGCTTTCCTTGATCGAGGGGAACAAGGGCACGAAGGCCCCTGTTCTCAACACCGAACCTGAAAAAGGTCAACAGGGAGACTAG
- a CDS encoding ABC transporter substrate-binding protein: MKTKLLTALLLGTSILGTAGVAYAADVTLNIESWRGDDLAIWKDKLIPAFEAKNPGIKVVFAPSAPTEYDAALGAKLAAGSAGDLITCRPFDKSLELFKKGNLADISTLPGMENFSPVAKAAWQTDDGKASFCVPMASVIHGFIYNKDAFDKLGIKIPTTNEEFYAALDKIKADGTYIPMAMGTKDLWEAATMGYQNIGPNYWKGEEGRAALIKGEQKLTDADWVAPYAELAKWKPYLGDGFEAQTYPDSQNLFTLGRAAIYPAGSWEIGLFNTQAQFKMGAFPPPVQKAGDTCYISDHTDIGMGLNAASKNADAAKTFLSWVASPDFATIYANSLPGFFSLNSTPVKMEDPLAQEFVSWRDKCKSTIRSTYQILSRGTPNLENETWVESANVINGTDTPEAAAKKLQDGLDSWYKPAK; encoded by the coding sequence ATGAAAACGAAACTACTGACGGCACTTCTTCTCGGCACAAGCATTCTCGGCACCGCCGGGGTGGCTTATGCCGCTGACGTAACGCTCAACATCGAAAGCTGGCGCGGCGACGACCTTGCCATCTGGAAGGACAAGCTGATCCCGGCCTTCGAGGCCAAGAACCCGGGCATCAAGGTGGTGTTCGCACCCTCGGCGCCGACCGAATATGACGCCGCACTCGGTGCAAAGCTCGCTGCCGGCTCGGCGGGCGACCTGATCACCTGCCGTCCGTTCGACAAGTCGCTCGAGCTGTTCAAGAAGGGCAACCTCGCCGATATCTCGACGCTGCCCGGCATGGAGAATTTCTCGCCAGTGGCCAAGGCCGCATGGCAGACCGACGACGGCAAGGCGAGCTTCTGCGTGCCGATGGCCTCGGTCATCCACGGCTTCATCTACAACAAGGACGCCTTCGACAAGCTCGGCATCAAGATCCCGACGACGAACGAGGAGTTCTACGCCGCGCTCGACAAGATCAAGGCCGACGGCACCTACATCCCGATGGCGATGGGCACCAAGGATCTCTGGGAAGCCGCGACCATGGGCTACCAGAACATCGGCCCGAACTACTGGAAGGGCGAGGAAGGCCGCGCTGCGCTGATCAAGGGCGAGCAGAAGCTGACCGACGCCGACTGGGTCGCGCCCTATGCCGAACTTGCCAAGTGGAAGCCTTATCTCGGCGATGGCTTCGAAGCCCAGACCTACCCCGACAGCCAGAACCTGTTCACGCTCGGCCGCGCCGCCATCTACCCGGCCGGCTCGTGGGAAATCGGTCTGTTCAACACGCAGGCGCAGTTCAAGATGGGCGCCTTCCCGCCGCCGGTGCAGAAGGCCGGCGACACCTGCTACATCTCCGACCACACCGATATCGGCATGGGCCTGAATGCGGCGTCCAAGAACGCGGATGCAGCCAAGACCTTCCTGTCCTGGGTCGCCTCGCCTGATTTCGCCACCATCTACGCCAACTCGTTGCCAGGCTTCTTCAGCCTGAACTCGACGCCGGTGAAGATGGAAGACCCGCTGGCGCAGGAATTCGTTTCCTGGCGCGACAAGTGCAAGTCGACGATCCGCTCGACCTACCAGATCCTGTCGCGCGGCACGCCGAACCTCGAGAACGAGACGTGGGTTGAATCGGCCAACGTCATCAACGGCACCGACACGCCGGAGGCTGCCGCCAAGAAGCTGCAGGACGGCCTCGACAGCTGGTACAAGCCGGCGAAATAA
- a CDS encoding carbohydrate ABC transporter permease, whose translation MAAETRPKRPFRWHIGVFLAPALLVYTAIMILPLAGTLQLSLFRNIDQHQVFVGLRNFHTLFGDPNWSVNFWNALRNNTWFFIIHMLVQNPIGVLLAALLSSPRLRFSAFYRTAIFVPTILSFVIVGFAWKLILSPLWGVAPNLLDLVGLKSLFTPWLGKEEYALTTLSLISVWQFVGIPMMLIYAALLSIPEEVIEAAECDGITGMSQFWKIKLPLILPSIGIISILTFVGNFNAFDLIYTAQGALAGPNYSTDILGTFLYRAFFGFQLQVGDPNMGAAIATMMFLIILGGVCVYLFLVQTRLRRYQF comes from the coding sequence ATGGCCGCAGAAACACGACCAAAACGACCGTTCCGCTGGCATATCGGCGTCTTCCTGGCGCCGGCTTTGCTTGTCTATACCGCGATCATGATCCTGCCGCTGGCCGGCACGCTGCAGCTGTCGCTGTTCCGCAACATCGACCAGCACCAGGTCTTTGTCGGGCTGCGAAACTTCCACACGCTGTTTGGCGATCCCAACTGGTCGGTCAATTTCTGGAATGCGCTGCGCAACAACACCTGGTTCTTCATCATCCACATGCTGGTGCAGAACCCGATCGGCGTGCTTCTGGCGGCTTTGCTGTCGAGCCCCAGGCTCAGGTTCTCCGCCTTCTACCGCACGGCGATCTTCGTGCCGACGATCCTGTCCTTCGTCATCGTCGGCTTCGCCTGGAAGCTGATCCTGTCGCCGCTGTGGGGCGTGGCGCCGAACCTCCTCGACCTGGTCGGCCTGAAAAGCCTGTTCACGCCATGGCTCGGCAAGGAAGAATATGCGCTGACCACGCTCAGCCTGATCTCGGTGTGGCAGTTCGTCGGCATCCCGATGATGCTGATCTACGCCGCACTGCTGTCGATCCCCGAAGAGGTGATCGAAGCCGCCGAATGCGACGGCATCACCGGCATGTCGCAGTTCTGGAAGATCAAGCTGCCGCTGATCCTGCCATCGATCGGCATCATCTCGATCCTGACCTTCGTCGGCAATTTCAACGCCTTCGACCTGATCTATACCGCGCAAGGCGCGCTGGCCGGACCGAACTATTCGACCGATATTCTCGGCACATTCCTCTATCGCGCCTTCTTCGGCTTCCAGTTGCAGGTCGGCGATCCCAATATGGGCGCGGCGATCGCCACGATGATGTTCCTGATCATCCTTGGCGGCGTCTGCGTCTACCTCTTCCTCGTCCAGACGCGCTTGCGTCGCTACCAGTTCTGA
- a CDS encoding carbohydrate ABC transporter permease, whose protein sequence is MSIATRSLPRTIGAHAILLTYTAIALFPVIIVIMNSFKSRAGIFGAPLAPPTPKTFDLIGYTTVIGQGDFIHYFQNSLVVTVASLFFVLLFGAMAAFSLSEYRFRGNSLMGLYLALGIMIPIRLGTVAILQLMVASGLVNTLTALVLVYTAQGLPLAVFILSEFMKQVSDDLKNAGRIDGLSEYTIFFRLVLPLVRPSMATVAVFTMIPIWNDLWFPLILAPSEETKTVTLGAQLFLGQFVTNWNAILAALSLAIMPVLILYVIFSRQLIRGITSGAVK, encoded by the coding sequence ATGAGCATCGCAACCCGTTCGCTGCCCCGTACCATCGGCGCCCATGCGATCTTGCTGACCTACACGGCGATCGCGCTGTTTCCGGTGATCATCGTGATCATGAATTCATTTAAATCCCGCGCGGGCATCTTCGGCGCGCCGCTGGCGCCGCCGACGCCAAAAACCTTCGACCTGATCGGCTACACCACGGTTATCGGCCAGGGCGACTTCATCCACTATTTCCAGAACAGCCTTGTCGTCACCGTCGCCTCGCTGTTCTTCGTGCTTTTGTTCGGCGCCATGGCCGCCTTTTCACTGTCGGAATACCGCTTTCGCGGCAACTCGCTGATGGGGCTCTACCTGGCGCTCGGCATCATGATCCCGATCCGCCTCGGCACTGTCGCCATCCTGCAATTGATGGTGGCGAGCGGGCTGGTCAACACGCTGACGGCGCTGGTCCTGGTCTACACGGCGCAAGGCCTGCCGTTGGCCGTGTTCATCCTGTCGGAGTTCATGAAGCAGGTGTCCGACGATCTGAAGAACGCCGGACGCATCGACGGCCTGTCCGAATACACGATCTTCTTCCGCCTCGTGCTGCCGCTGGTCAGGCCATCGATGGCGACGGTCGCAGTCTTCACGATGATCCCGATCTGGAACGATCTGTGGTTCCCGCTGATCCTGGCGCCGTCGGAAGAGACCAAGACGGTGACGCTGGGCGCGCAGCTGTTTCTCGGCCAGTTCGTCACCAACTGGAACGCCATCCTGGCAGCGCTCTCGCTGGCGATTATGCCGGTGCTCATCCTCTACGTCATCTTCTCGCGGCAGCTGATCCGCGGCATCACCTCCGGAGCCGTCAAGTGA
- a CDS encoding Gfo/Idh/MocA family protein: MSLEKPLRVVVAGLGNMGRSHALAYHTNPGFEIAALINRSDVPLPDGLSGYGIRRSFDEALRNEKPDVACIATYSDSHADYAVKAFEAGCHVFVEKPLATNVADAERVVAAAKANGKKLVIGYILRHHPSWIRLIAEARKLGGPYVFRMNLNQQSSGHTWGTHKQLMQTTSPIVDCGVHYLDVMLQITDARPVEVRGMGVRLTEEVSPSMYNYGHLQVLFDDGSVGWYEAGWGPMISETAFFVKDVISPNGCVSIVMKEGVKSDDIDTHTKTSTIRLHSAATGADGKFAKPDEMLSMEGEPGHQDLCDLEQAFVLKAIREDLDLNRHMDDAVKSLAVCLAADESVRSGAAVKL, from the coding sequence GTGAGTTTGGAAAAGCCTCTTCGTGTCGTCGTTGCCGGCCTCGGCAATATGGGCCGCAGCCATGCGCTGGCCTATCACACCAATCCGGGTTTCGAGATCGCGGCATTGATCAACCGCTCCGATGTGCCGCTGCCCGATGGACTCTCCGGCTATGGCATCAGGCGCTCTTTCGACGAGGCGTTGCGCAACGAAAAGCCCGACGTCGCCTGCATCGCCACCTATTCCGACAGCCATGCCGACTACGCGGTGAAGGCATTCGAAGCCGGTTGCCATGTCTTCGTCGAAAAGCCGCTGGCAACGAATGTCGCGGATGCGGAACGTGTCGTTGCTGCGGCCAAGGCCAACGGCAAGAAGCTGGTGATCGGCTATATCCTTCGCCATCACCCGTCATGGATCAGGCTGATCGCCGAGGCGCGCAAGCTTGGCGGCCCTTACGTGTTCCGCATGAACCTCAACCAGCAATCTTCGGGCCACACCTGGGGGACGCACAAGCAGTTGATGCAGACGACATCGCCGATCGTCGATTGCGGCGTGCATTATCTCGACGTGATGCTGCAGATCACCGACGCCAGACCGGTCGAAGTGCGCGGCATGGGGGTCAGGCTGACCGAAGAGGTCTCGCCCTCGATGTACAATTACGGCCATTTGCAAGTGCTGTTCGACGATGGTTCGGTCGGCTGGTACGAAGCCGGCTGGGGGCCGATGATTTCGGAAACGGCCTTCTTCGTCAAGGACGTGATCTCGCCCAATGGCTGCGTGTCGATCGTCATGAAGGAGGGCGTCAAATCCGACGACATCGACACCCACACCAAGACCTCGACCATCCGCCTGCACAGTGCTGCGACCGGGGCGGACGGCAAGTTCGCCAAGCCGGACGAGATGCTGTCGATGGAAGGCGAGCCCGGCCATCAGGACCTGTGCGACCTCGAACAGGCCTTTGTGCTGAAGGCGATCCGCGAGGATCTCGATCTCAACAGGCATATGGATGACGCGGTGAAGTCGCTCGCCGTCTGCCTTGCAGCCGACGAGAGCGTGCGCAGCGGCGCAGCCGTCAAACTCTAA
- a CDS encoding ABC transporter ATP-binding protein, translating to MGSLNIENVKKAFGPVEVLKGINLEVTDGEFVVFVGPSGCGKSTLLRVIAGLEDSTSGRVVIDGEDVSATPPAKRGIAMVFQTYALYPHLTVKNNMGLGLKQAGTPAAEIDRRIGIASSMLSLEPYLERRPAELSGGQRQRVAIGRAVVREPKLFLFDEPLSNLDAALRVNTRLEIAQLHRRLKATMIYVTHDQVEAMTLADKIVVLNAGRIEQIGGPMELYNSPANEFVAGFIGSPKMNFVDGARLGETAKTIGVRPEHLTVDPKSGAWKGTVVHAEHLGADTNLYLDCEKAGLITVRIFGVYNAEPGSTLFATPDPARTYRFGADGKVLK from the coding sequence GTGGGCTCGCTGAATATCGAGAATGTGAAGAAGGCCTTCGGGCCGGTCGAGGTGCTGAAGGGCATCAACCTCGAAGTGACGGACGGTGAGTTTGTCGTCTTCGTCGGCCCTTCCGGCTGCGGAAAGTCGACCCTGCTGAGGGTCATTGCCGGGCTGGAGGATTCGACCTCGGGCCGTGTGGTGATCGACGGCGAGGATGTCTCCGCGACGCCGCCGGCCAAGCGCGGCATCGCCATGGTGTTCCAGACCTATGCGCTCTACCCGCATCTGACGGTGAAGAACAATATGGGCCTCGGCCTCAAGCAGGCGGGCACCCCGGCGGCCGAGATCGATCGCCGAATCGGGATCGCCTCGTCGATGCTGTCGCTGGAACCCTATCTCGAAAGGCGGCCGGCCGAGCTGTCCGGCGGCCAGCGCCAGCGCGTCGCCATCGGCCGCGCGGTGGTGCGGGAGCCGAAACTGTTTCTCTTTGACGAGCCGCTGTCCAACCTCGATGCCGCACTGCGCGTCAACACGAGGCTGGAGATCGCACAACTGCATCGCCGGCTGAAGGCAACGATGATCTATGTCACCCACGACCAGGTCGAGGCGATGACGTTGGCCGACAAGATCGTCGTTCTCAATGCGGGGAGAATCGAACAGATCGGCGGACCGATGGAGCTCTACAATTCGCCGGCGAACGAGTTCGTCGCCGGCTTCATCGGTTCACCGAAAATGAATTTCGTCGATGGCGCCCGTCTCGGCGAGACGGCAAAGACGATTGGCGTGCGACCCGAGCATCTGACCGTCGATCCGAAATCCGGCGCCTGGAAGGGGACGGTCGTCCATGCCGAGCATCTCGGCGCCGACACCAACCTCTATCTCGACTGCGAGAAGGCCGGGCTGATCACCGTGCGCATCTTCGGCGTCTACAATGCCGAACCCGGCTCGACGCTTTTTGCGACGCCGGATCCGGCCAGGACCTATCGCTTTGGGGCTGATGGCAAGGTGCTGAAGTAG